From one Excalfactoria chinensis isolate bCotChi1 chromosome 9, bCotChi1.hap2, whole genome shotgun sequence genomic stretch:
- the ST6GAL1 gene encoding beta-galactoside alpha-2,6-sialyltransferase 1, which yields MVHINVLKKLMCVLVVILIALTVCLWKETRGSYYVPFKNDDTQVHRTLVKWNLLKSQGLFHEAAGDVGQIPKALPNNQNKVKGITSGAVEKSRKAADHVKVWDKDSTSRNLIPRLQKVRRNYLSMNKYNVTYNGKMNAAKLSPEKLLCQLRDRVNVTMIRGSDGPFNSSEWQHYLPEKSLNETVGHLGRCAVVSSAGSLKSSHLGPEIDSHDAVLRFNGAPVKGFQEDVGQKTTIRLVNSQLVTVEEQRFLKDALYNTGILIVWDPAPYHAEIHEWYRKPDYRFFEAYKLYRLRHPEQPFYILNPKMQWQLWDILQENSLEHIQPNPPSSGMLGIVIMMTLCDEVDVYEFLPSKRQTDICHYYQKFHDRACTMGAYHPLLFEKNLVKHLNQGTDEDIYTHGKVTLPGLRNIHC from the exons ATGGTTCACATCAACGTGCTGAAAAAATTGATGTGTGTTCTTGTGGTGATACTGATAGCTCTGACAGTTTGCCTGTGGAAAGAGACAAGAGGAAGCTACTATGTTCCTTTCAAGAACGATGATACACAGGTTCACAGGACTTTGGTGAAATGGAACCTGCTTAAATCACAGGGACTCTTCCATGAAGCTGCTGGTGATGTGGGTCAGATCCCTAAAGCTTTGcccaacaaccaaaacaaagtaaaaggCATCACCTCTGGAGCAGTGGAGAAGTCAAGGAAAGCAGCAGACCATGTGAAGGTATGGGATAAGGACAGCACATCCAGAAACCTCATACCCAGGCTGCAGAAGGTCAGGAGGAACTACCTGTCCATGAACAAGTACAACGTGACTTACAATGGGAAGATGAATGCTGCTAAActcagcccagagaagctgctgtgccagctgcGGGACAGGGTGAACGTGACCATGATACGGGGATCAGACGGCCCATTTAATTCCTCGGAATGGCAGCACTACCTGCCAGAGAAAAGCCTCAATGAAACAGTGGGCCACCTGGGTCGCTGTGCTGTTGTGTCCTCAGCGGGCTCTCTGAAATCATCTCACTTGGGACCAGAGATAG acaGCCATGATGCCGTCTTGCGGTTTAATGGGGCTCCTGTCAAGGGATTTCAAGAAGACGTGGGGCAAAAAACAACGATTCGTCTTGTTAACTCCCAG CTGGTCACTGTCGAGGAGCAGCGCTTCCTGAAAGATGCTCTTTATAACACTGGAATCTTGATTGTCTGGGATCCAGCGCCGTACCATGCAGAAATACACGAG tggtACCGAAAACCAGACTACAGGTTTTTTGAAGCCTACAAGTTATATCGTCTTAGACATCCGGAGCAGCCCTTTTATATCCTGAATCCAAAGATGCAATGGCAACTCTGGGATATTCTGCAGGAGAATTCCCTGGAGCATATTCAGCCTAACCCACCGTCTTCAGGAATGCTGG GCATTGTGATCATGATGACGCTGTGCGATGAGGTGGATGTGTATGAATTCCTCCCTTCTAAGCGGCAGACGGACATTTGCCACTACTACCAGAAGTTTCACGACCGTGCCTGCACCATGGGAGCTTACCACCCCCTCCTGTTTGAGAAAAACTTGGTGAAGCATTTAAACCAAGGCACCGATGAGGACATCTATACTCACGGGAAGGTTACCTTGCCCGGCCTCCGAAACATACATTGCTAG